A section of the Methanocaldococcus sp. FS406-22 genome encodes:
- the hisG gene encoding ATP phosphoribosyltransferase — protein MIMFALPNKGRISEPVMKVLEKAGLKITVKGRSLFANTVDDNIKVMFARARDIPEFVADGVADIGVTGYDLVLERNVEDKVDFLLDFGFGFAKLVLAAPENSNINSVDDIKEGMRVATEFPNLTKKYFEKLNKKVEIIELSGATEIAPFIGIADLISDLTSTGTTLRLNRLKVVDEIISSTTRLIANKNSLKDKEKREKINQIVIAIKSVLFAETKRLIMMNAPKDKVEEIRKLIPGMAGPTVSKVLSDDNMVAIHAVVNEDEIFTLVPKLHALGARDILIVPIERIL, from the coding sequence ATGATAATGTTCGCTCTACCAAATAAAGGGAGGATTTCAGAGCCAGTAATGAAAGTCTTAGAGAAAGCAGGGTTAAAGATTACAGTTAAGGGAAGAAGCTTATTTGCCAATACTGTAGATGACAACATCAAAGTAATGTTTGCAAGGGCAAGAGACATTCCAGAATTTGTAGCTGATGGAGTAGCAGATATAGGAGTAACTGGCTATGACTTAGTTTTAGAGAGGAATGTTGAAGATAAAGTTGATTTTCTATTAGATTTTGGATTTGGATTTGCAAAGTTGGTTTTAGCCGCTCCAGAAAATTCAAATATAAATAGTGTTGATGATATCAAAGAGGGGATGAGGGTAGCAACAGAATTCCCAAATCTAACAAAAAAATACTTTGAAAAATTAAATAAGAAAGTTGAAATTATTGAACTCAGTGGAGCTACAGAGATAGCTCCATTTATAGGAATAGCTGATTTAATTAGCGATTTGACATCTACAGGAACAACTTTAAGGTTAAATAGGTTAAAAGTTGTAGATGAAATTATTTCATCAACTACAAGATTAATAGCCAATAAAAATAGCTTAAAAGATAAAGAGAAGAGAGAGAAAATAAATCAAATAGTTATTGCAATAAAAAGTGTTTTATTTGCTGAAACAAAAAGATTAATTATGATGAATGCCCCAAAAGATAAGGTTGAGGAAATTAGAAAGTTAATTCCAGGAATGGCTGGTCCAACAGTTTCTAAGGTTTTATCTGACGATAATATGGTAGCTATTCATGCAGTTGTTAATGAGGATGAGATATTTACCTTAGTTCCTAAGCTTCATG
- a CDS encoding UPF0058 family protein, with product MHKDELIQLHQLLIYLRKYIEKKYHCDNNEFKEYDELNIYPHHIHRTKAEHIYAIFLLSSIIAKILSDNGKIPRSVSNLLRVSGEKIKKEIQRKRCKIKNINT from the coding sequence ATGCATAAGGATGAGCTGATTCAATTACACCAACTCCTTATCTATTTAAGAAAATATATTGAAAAAAAATATCATTGCGATAATAACGAATTTAAAGAGTATGATGAACTAAATATCTACCCCCATCATATTCATAGAACAAAAGCAGAGCATATATATGCAATCTTTTTACTTTCAAGCATTATAGCAAAAATTTTATCTGACAATGGAAAAATCCCAAGAAGTGTCTCAAACTTATTAAGAGTTAGTGGAGAAAAAATAAAAAAGGAAATTCAGAGAAAGAGATGTAAAATAAAAAATATAAATACATAA
- the dnaG gene encoding DNA primase DnaG has product MDLGTTKYIIYAELIADGYVEKHDVIGAIFGQTEGLLGDELDLRELQKTGRVGRIDVELTNINGKSIAKIIVPSSLDRIETSILAATLETIDRVGPCVATVKVIDIEDIRKKKREYIVERAKEILKQLMSNIDVNTIVEEVKESVRMGEIIEYGSERLPAGPAVDSSDDIIVVEGRADVLNLLRCGIKNVIAVEGTSVPKTIIELSKKKIVTVFTDGDRGGELILKELLQVCDVDFVARAPPGKEVEELSKKEIMKCLRSKVPAEHILAQILKDKQKIEEKVCKDEIKNMDIQAIPEIKPEVGINPNEAEVSTFCCNSSNGEEKLPPKYNKYRKFYEKLIRLEDSKALIINGDEEEVVSIEELINNTDSYKTVDTIIINGTVTQKLIDILYEKTNLIFCKDAKIIKKPVNLTVVTFGDLNA; this is encoded by the coding sequence ATGGATTTAGGGACTACCAAATATATCATTTATGCAGAACTCATCGCTGACGGTTATGTTGAAAAACATGATGTTATTGGAGCAATATTTGGGCAGACGGAAGGGCTGTTAGGGGATGAGTTAGATTTGAGAGAGCTACAAAAGACAGGAAGAGTTGGGAGGATAGATGTTGAACTAACCAATATCAATGGAAAGTCAATAGCTAAAATAATAGTTCCATCAAGTTTGGACAGGATTGAGACATCAATATTGGCTGCTACCTTAGAGACAATAGACAGAGTAGGGCCATGTGTTGCAACAGTTAAAGTAATAGACATTGAAGATATTAGAAAGAAGAAGAGAGAATATATAGTTGAAAGAGCTAAAGAGATTTTAAAGCAGTTGATGAGTAATATAGATGTGAATACAATTGTTGAAGAGGTTAAAGAAAGTGTAAGGATGGGAGAAATTATTGAATATGGTTCTGAAAGACTGCCAGCAGGCCCTGCAGTTGATAGCTCAGATGACATTATAGTTGTTGAGGGAAGAGCTGATGTCCTTAATTTATTAAGATGTGGAATAAAGAATGTGATAGCTGTTGAAGGAACCTCTGTCCCTAAAACTATCATAGAGCTTAGTAAGAAAAAGATAGTAACTGTTTTTACGGATGGAGATAGGGGAGGAGAGCTGATTTTAAAAGAACTACTACAAGTTTGTGATGTTGATTTTGTAGCAAGAGCTCCGCCAGGAAAAGAAGTTGAAGAGCTATCTAAAAAAGAGATTATGAAATGTTTAAGAAGTAAAGTTCCTGCTGAGCATATATTAGCTCAAATATTAAAAGATAAACAAAAAATTGAAGAAAAAGTATGTAAAGATGAAATTAAAAATATGGACATTCAAGCAATACCTGAAATAAAACCTGAAGTAGGTATAAATCCTAATGAAGCAGAGGTTTCAACTTTCTGCTGTAACTCTTCTAATGGTGAAGAAAAGCTTCCTCCAAAATATAATAAATACCGAAAGTTTTATGAAAAACTTATTAGATTAGAAGATTCTAAGGCGTTGATTATCAATGGCGATGAAGAGGAAGTTGTTAGTATTGAGGAGTTAATTAATAATACAGATAGCTATAAAACTGTTGATACCATTATAATTAATGGGACAGTTACTCAAAAACTTATCGATATCTTATATGAAAAAACAAACTTAATTTTCTGTAAGGATGCAAAAATCATAAAAAAGCCAGTTAATTTGACAGTTGTTACTTTTGGTGATTTAAATGCATAA
- a CDS encoding KEOPS complex subunit Pcc1, translated as MKVYLTLHLNIPKEVCRSLEVDNYSKEDIEITVKCEKKPTLYVKTHSIGSLKSILDDFFRCQNAAMEVYNLIKTYTIRNVTKDDLDDFLELYFKAYRGFDKYYYKKKKWARWYFKWLMKRDEDGFFVCEVNGKPVGFIACDCNWISNIEKREVAEIHEIFVDPDFRGRGIGTALINKAIEYAKKNGRNIVELWVGVENKGAIEFYKKLGFEEKEVVKEWLRMVKRI; from the coding sequence ATGAAGGTTTATTTGACCTTACACCTAAATATTCCAAAAGAGGTTTGTAGAAGCTTGGAGGTTGATAACTACAGTAAAGAGGATATTGAAATTACAGTAAAATGTGAGAAAAAGCCAACATTATATGTTAAAACTCACTCAATTGGTTCTTTAAAATCAATATTGGATGATTTTTTTAGATGTCAAAATGCAGCTATGGAAGTTTATAACTTAATAAAAACCTATACAATAAGGAATGTAACCAAAGATGATTTAGATGACTTCCTTGAGCTCTATTTTAAGGCATATAGAGGTTTTGATAAATACTATTACAAAAAGAAAAAATGGGCGAGATGGTATTTTAAATGGTTGATGAAGAGAGATGAAGATGGATTTTTTGTATGTGAAGTTAATGGAAAGCCAGTTGGTTTTATAGCCTGTGATTGTAATTGGATTAGCAATATAGAGAAGAGAGAGGTTGCTGAAATCCATGAGATATTTGTTGACCCAGATTTTAGGGGGAGAGGGATTGGAACAGCTTTAATAAACAAAGCCATTGAATATGCTAAGAAAAATGGGAGAAATATTGTTGAGTTGTGGGTCGGGGTTGAGAATAAGGGAGCTATTGAATTCTATAAAAAATTGGGATTTGAGGAAAAAGAAGTTGTCAAAGAGTGGTTGAGGATGGTAAAGAGGATTTAA
- a CDS encoding methionine adenosyltransferase encodes MRNIIVKKLDVEPIEERPVEIVERKGLGHPDSICDGIAESVSRALCRMYMEKFGTILHHNTDQVELVGGHAYPKFGGGVMVSPIYILLSGRATMEILDKEKNEVIKLPVGTTAVKAAKEYLKKVLRNVDVDKDVIIDCRIGQGSMDLVDVFERQKNEVPLANDTSFGVGYAPLSTTERLVLETERFLNSDELKKEIPAVGEDIKVMGLREGKKITLTIAMAVIDKYVKNIEEYKEVIEKVRKKVEELAKKIADGYEVEIHINTADDYERESVYLTVTGTSAEMGDDGSVGRGNRVNGLITPFRPMSMEAASGKNPVNHVGKIYNILANLIANDIAKLEGVKECYVRILSQIGKPINEPKALDIEIITENGYDIKDIEPKAKEIANKWLDNIMEVQKMIVEGKVNTF; translated from the coding sequence ATGAGAAACATAATTGTAAAAAAGTTAGATGTTGAGCCAATTGAAGAAAGACCTGTAGAGATTGTCGAGAGAAAGGGTTTGGGGCATCCAGATTCAATTTGTGATGGTATAGCTGAGAGTGTTAGTAGGGCTTTGTGTAGGATGTATATGGAGAAGTTTGGAACTATTTTGCACCACAACACAGACCAGGTTGAATTGGTTGGAGGGCACGCATATCCTAAATTTGGTGGAGGAGTGATGGTAAGCCCTATTTATATTTTGTTATCTGGAAGAGCTACCATGGAAATTTTAGATAAGGAGAAAAATGAAGTTATAAAACTCCCAGTTGGAACAACTGCAGTTAAGGCAGCTAAAGAATATTTAAAAAAGGTTTTAAGAAACGTTGATGTTGATAAGGATGTAATCATTGATTGCAGAATTGGGCAAGGAAGTATGGACTTAGTTGATGTCTTTGAAAGGCAGAAGAATGAAGTTCCATTAGCTAACGACACTTCCTTTGGAGTTGGATATGCTCCATTATCAACAACAGAGAGATTGGTTTTAGAAACTGAGAGATTTTTAAATAGTGATGAGTTAAAGAAAGAAATTCCTGCTGTAGGAGAGGATATAAAGGTTATGGGATTGAGAGAAGGGAAGAAGATAACTTTAACCATTGCTATGGCTGTTATTGATAAGTATGTTAAAAATATTGAAGAGTATAAAGAGGTTATTGAAAAAGTGAGGAAGAAGGTTGAAGAATTAGCTAAGAAGATAGCTGACGGTTATGAAGTTGAGATTCATATAAACACTGCAGACGATTATGAGAGGGAGAGTGTCTATTTAACAGTTACTGGAACTTCTGCAGAGATGGGAGATGACGGTTCAGTTGGGAGAGGAAATAGGGTTAATGGGTTAATAACTCCATTCAGACCTATGAGTATGGAGGCGGCAAGTGGTAAAAACCCAGTTAATCACGTTGGAAAGATTTATAACATCTTAGCTAACTTAATAGCAAACGATATTGCTAAGTTGGAAGGAGTTAAAGAGTGCTATGTAAGAATATTAAGCCAAATAGGTAAGCCAATAAATGAGCCAAAGGCTTTGGATATAGAGATTATAACTGAAAATGGTTATGATATAAAGGATATTGAGCCTAAAGCAAAAGAGATAGCTAATAAATGGTTAGATAACATTATGGAAGTTCAAAAGATGATTGTTGAGGGTAAGGTAAATACATTCTAA
- a CDS encoding proteasome assembly chaperone family protein has product MVKIITRKIKDIEPLKDALLIEGLPGIGHVGRLAAEHLVHEFKGEKFLELFCYDFPPQVLVKDDGTIEYMCAEFYAIREPKPMIVVLGNTQALSPIGQYHLAEEIVKIGIEYGANFVYTLGGFGVGKLCEEVKVYGATTSKELAEKLKEHDILFRTDGGGIVGAAGLMLMFADLNGIPGICLMGETPGYLIDPNAAKAVLEKFCKLENIEINMEELEKRAKGMEQFIEKIKKFEEEMLKAAQAKPPSEEDLRYIG; this is encoded by the coding sequence ATGGTTAAAATTATCACAAGAAAGATAAAAGACATCGAACCTCTAAAAGATGCATTATTAATTGAAGGATTACCGGGCATTGGACACGTTGGAAGGTTAGCGGCTGAACATTTAGTTCATGAATTTAAAGGAGAGAAGTTTTTAGAGCTGTTTTGCTATGACTTTCCACCACAAGTTTTAGTTAAGGATGATGGAACTATAGAGTATATGTGTGCTGAATTTTATGCAATAAGAGAACCAAAACCAATGATTGTTGTTTTAGGTAACACCCAAGCTCTATCTCCAATTGGGCAATACCATTTAGCTGAAGAGATTGTTAAAATAGGTATAGAATATGGAGCTAACTTTGTCTATACTTTGGGTGGTTTTGGAGTTGGAAAGTTGTGTGAAGAAGTTAAGGTCTATGGAGCTACAACATCAAAAGAGCTTGCTGAAAAGCTAAAAGAGCATGATATTTTATTCAGAACTGATGGTGGGGGGATTGTTGGAGCTGCTGGCTTAATGCTAATGTTTGCTGACTTAAACGGCATTCCTGGGATATGTTTAATGGGAGAAACTCCGGGCTATCTAATAGATCCAAATGCTGCCAAGGCAGTTTTGGAAAAATTCTGCAAGCTTGAAAATATAGAAATTAATATGGAAGAGTTAGAGAAGAGAGCTAAGGGCATGGAGCAGTTCATTGAAAAGATTAAGAAGTTTGAAGAAGAGATGTTAAAAGCTGCCCAAGCAAAACCACCAAGTGAAGAGGATTTAAGATACATTGGATAA
- a CDS encoding RIO1 family regulatory kinase/ATPase, protein MKKEILKKIPENILNKEAINKLENKGVEIVDVLGKGHRGVVLKGIYNNKEVAIKIPRTDSPKNTIENEAKILKLLEKYDIAPKVYEFEEDYLIMEFIDGEELKSAVDKLDKERLLKVVEDILKITLKLDILGIEHKEIQGGRHFLITDKKTYIIDFDKAKEKKTTKNFTGAVALLFGEGRIAKTIREKLNIGIDEIKFIREFAKTYKKL, encoded by the coding sequence ATTAAAAAAGAAATCCTCAAAAAAATCCCAGAGAATATTTTAAATAAAGAAGCTATAAATAAGTTAGAAAATAAAGGAGTAGAGATTGTAGATGTTTTAGGTAAAGGACATAGGGGAGTCGTGTTAAAGGGCATCTACAACAATAAAGAGGTTGCCATAAAAATTCCAAGAACAGACAGTCCAAAAAACACCATAGAAAACGAAGCAAAAATCTTAAAACTCTTAGAAAAGTATGACATAGCTCCAAAGGTTTATGAGTTTGAAGAAGATTATTTAATTATGGAGTTTATAGATGGAGAGGAGCTAAAATCTGCTGTAGATAAATTAGACAAAGAGAGATTGTTAAAAGTAGTTGAAGACATCTTAAAAATAACTCTAAAACTTGACATCTTAGGAATTGAACATAAAGAGATACAAGGAGGAAGGCATTTCTTAATAACCGATAAAAAAACCTACATCATTGATTTTGACAAAGCTAAAGAAAAGAAAACTACAAAAAACTTCACTGGGGCAGTAGCTTTACTATTTGGAGAGGGGAGGATAGCAAAAACAATCAGAGAAAAACTAAATATTGGAATTGATGAAATAAAATTTATAAGGGAGTTTGCAAAAACATATAAAAAGCTCTAA
- the pssA gene encoding CDP-diacylglycerol--serine O-phosphatidyltransferase, protein MFSIRKIITISDYVTMLNIVTGLLAILLNSFSLIYLSIIFDSLDGYVARKTNTVSDFGAELDSISDVVSFGVAPAYLLYHNFESNLALLSAIIFCLCGALRLARFGILNVKGFIGLPIPAGALLLSGFCQLIDSYLINSILAILIGLLMISDIKYPKYPKKIFIYLFAVSLGLAIAGIPHFALLLCLIYAIYGIIKYFKR, encoded by the coding sequence ATGTTCAGCATAAGGAAGATAATAACAATATCGGACTATGTAACAATGCTAAATATCGTCACTGGGCTTTTAGCCATCCTATTAAATAGCTTCTCATTAATCTACCTTTCAATAATCTTTGATTCCTTAGATGGTTATGTAGCGAGAAAAACAAATACAGTTTCTGACTTTGGGGCTGAGCTTGATAGCATATCAGACGTTGTTAGCTTTGGAGTAGCTCCAGCTTATCTGCTATATCACAACTTTGAATCTAACTTAGCTTTATTGTCAGCAATAATATTCTGCCTCTGTGGAGCTTTAAGGTTGGCAAGGTTTGGTATCTTAAATGTTAAGGGCTTTATTGGATTGCCAATTCCAGCTGGAGCTTTGTTGTTATCTGGATTCTGCCAATTAATTGATAGCTATTTAATTAACTCAATACTGGCTATATTGATAGGGCTTTTGATGATTAGTGATATAAAGTATCCAAAGTATCCTAAGAAGATATTCATCTACCTATTTGCTGTCTCTTTAGGATTGGCTATAGCTGGGATTCCACACTTTGCTTTGTTGCTATGCTTAATCTATGCCATTTATGGGATAATCAAATACTTTAAGAGGTGA
- a CDS encoding pentapeptide repeat-containing protein, whose translation MGEVRVIDKETVKVIGDFYEMFIDALKSEKKVFKLENCIVDGNVDILKIYNRIRDNKELRKLIIEHKDDNITTINVDINLSFHDVEFKGNFQMFRNKIEIVESIRKILIRVILGNINFINSSFKGNVDFSYSVVQGEVNIIDSTFMENVIFWKSEFKKIVYFEKSTFEGDIVFKSSTFENDIYFRNSTLFNGKVDFWKSTLKRNIYFDTLIFKKDIDFGNSTFEGDINFEKSKFNGSVYFNGSTFEKKVNFDYSVFRWMVDFSESTFKGDINFRYSKFDTEISFYKSEFKEGVSVNFIGSRFLGETNFSMIVFDNGEINFEYSEFLGVVSFWKSTFVRDVSFTGLKFNREVNFSESFFKGRAVFSNVEFTEKADFATAVFNEVNFVDVRFKYADFTGCVFEKLLLFSRVFFDLIKFTGAIFEGVAYFMENENNNPNQITLFDLLKIEYLKKFKKKNNKDKNRGVALFNFVNFKSPNNITFVNFPLSRTSFLLTDVKNIAIIAEAERIFDELLLEFVDDAKKILDIEEKIVKIKQKIEPYWDILPEDEKNKLNKRLGDYKKQLNEAWKNLINKIKQKINFENDDLYILFTEAYVYGISPYLRPETVLKEYRDIRKSFENNRTYVEASELFIYEMDLLRKIIIPNYDKYKIPIFSILLVIIFGVLFGLYFVIIPALLIILVWVILYIIRYLGIIEYLLKILKIRYLREFLEGIAFDIYKIISNYGESLVKPIIITILVILIIPCIITHSWNPFSDKILLEQTLRAFFQLGIDKNTINNNPELQTLASYEWLIRIISLILLGNIFIAIKRRLERK comes from the coding sequence GTGGGGGAGGTTAGAGTTATTGATAAAGAAACTGTAAAGGTTATTGGAGATTTTTATGAAATGTTTATTGATGCTTTGAAGAGTGAAAAGAAGGTTTTTAAGTTAGAAAATTGTATTGTTGATGGAAATGTTGATATTTTAAAGATTTATAATAGAATTAGAGATAATAAAGAATTAAGAAAGCTAATTATTGAACATAAAGATGATAACATAACAACTATAAATGTAGATATAAACCTTAGTTTCCATGATGTTGAATTCAAAGGCAACTTTCAAATGTTCAGGAATAAAATAGAAATTGTAGAATCAATTAGGAAAATACTCATTAGGGTAATACTAGGGAATATAAATTTTATAAACTCTTCATTTAAAGGAAACGTTGATTTTAGTTATTCAGTGGTTCAAGGAGAAGTGAATATTATAGATTCAACATTTATGGAAAATGTTATTTTTTGGAAATCAGAGTTTAAAAAGATAGTTTATTTTGAAAAATCGACATTTGAAGGAGATATCGTTTTTAAAAGTTCGACATTTGAAAATGATATATATTTTAGAAATTCAACATTATTTAATGGGAAAGTTGATTTTTGGAAATCAACACTTAAAAGAAATATATACTTTGATACATTAATATTTAAAAAAGATATTGATTTTGGAAATTCAACTTTTGAAGGAGACATAAATTTTGAAAAATCAAAGTTTAACGGGAGTGTCTATTTTAATGGTTCAACATTTGAGAAAAAAGTTAATTTTGACTACTCAGTATTTAGGTGGATGGTAGATTTCAGTGAATCAACATTTAAAGGAGACATAAATTTTAGATACTCAAAATTTGATACAGAAATTAGTTTCTATAAATCAGAATTTAAAGAAGGAGTTAGTGTTAATTTTATTGGTTCAAGATTTCTTGGAGAAACTAATTTTTCTATGATAGTATTCGATAATGGGGAGATTAATTTTGAGTATTCAGAATTTTTAGGAGTAGTTAGTTTTTGGAAATCAACATTTGTAAGGGACGTTAGTTTCACTGGCTTAAAATTTAATAGAGAAGTTAATTTTTCAGAATCATTCTTTAAAGGAAGAGCAGTTTTTTCGAATGTAGAATTCACTGAAAAAGCAGATTTTGCTACTGCAGTATTTAATGAAGTGAATTTTGTAGATGTTAGATTTAAATATGCTGATTTTACTGGATGTGTATTTGAAAAGTTGTTATTATTTTCAAGAGTGTTTTTTGATTTAATAAAATTCACTGGTGCTATCTTCGAAGGAGTTGCGTATTTTATGGAAAATGAAAATAATAACCCGAACCAGATAACGTTATTTGACTTATTAAAAATTGAATACCTCAAAAAATTTAAAAAGAAAAATAATAAAGACAAAAACAGAGGAGTAGCACTTTTTAATTTTGTTAATTTTAAAAGTCCAAATAATATAACATTTGTTAATTTTCCATTGTCAAGAACTTCATTTTTATTAACCGATGTAAAGAATATAGCAATAATTGCAGAAGCAGAAAGAATTTTCGATGAGCTGTTATTGGAATTTGTAGATGATGCTAAAAAAATACTTGATATAGAAGAAAAAATAGTAAAAATAAAACAGAAAATAGAACCATATTGGGACATTCTTCCAGAAGACGAAAAAAACAAGTTAAATAAGAGGTTAGGAGATTATAAAAAGCAACTAAATGAAGCTTGGAAAAATCTAATTAACAAAATAAAACAGAAAATAAACTTTGAAAATGATGATTTATACATCTTATTTACAGAGGCATATGTATATGGCATATCACCATATTTAAGACCAGAAACAGTTTTGAAGGAATATAGAGATATAAGAAAATCCTTTGAAAATAATAGAACTTATGTTGAAGCGTCAGAATTGTTTATTTATGAAATGGATTTGTTAAGAAAAATAATCATACCAAATTATGATAAATATAAGATTCCAATTTTTAGTATTTTATTAGTAATTATATTTGGAGTATTATTTGGTTTATATTTTGTGATAATACCAGCACTACTAATAATTTTAGTGTGGGTGATTTTGTATATAATTAGATACTTGGGAATTATAGAATATTTACTGAAAATATTGAAAATTAGATATTTAAGGGAGTTTTTAGAAGGGATTGCATTCGATATATACAAAATAATTTCAAACTATGGAGAATCCTTAGTAAAACCGATAATAATCACAATCCTCGTGATATTAATAATTCCTTGTATTATAACACATAGTTGGAATCCTTTTAGTGATAAAATATTACTTGAACAAACACTAAGAGCATTTTTCCAATTAGGAATAGATAAAAATACAATTAATAATAATCCAGAATTACAAACATTAGCAAGCTATGAATGGCTTATAAGAATCATCTCATTAATCCTATTGGGTAATATTTTTATAGCAATCAAAAGAAGATTAGAAAGAAAGTAA
- a CDS encoding TIGR00341 family protein, producing the protein MRYMKIIIPKKFLNTVEEILKNNNAYSISIIEPLKTSIEDGIIITCNAEAKDAEKIVLELKKLGLGEKGHGSVTIMPANITFSCRDEGMASTSLSPLELYYKAKTMVKITKNVIIKVILASIMGVIGLIEHNIPTLIGAMIIAPLVDTVMGSAIGTVLGNRELFIQGMKKELLCSGIVIVCAFIPSLFFVSKELVLQYLSETSIILSAIVAIIAGISGGMSIASGKEYEIIGVTIDVSILIPALLMGMALATMDLNLIYITFILLIINIILLDVGGYIGLKYKVGKVDKTTFKKSSA; encoded by the coding sequence ATGAGATACATGAAAATCATCATCCCAAAGAAATTCCTAAATACAGTTGAAGAAATCCTAAAAAACAATAACGCCTACTCAATATCAATAATTGAACCATTAAAAACATCAATTGAAGATGGAATTATTATAACATGCAATGCAGAAGCAAAGGATGCAGAAAAAATTGTCTTAGAATTAAAAAAACTTGGTTTAGGAGAAAAAGGACATGGAAGTGTAACAATAATGCCAGCAAATATAACATTCTCATGTAGAGATGAAGGAATGGCATCAACAAGCTTATCTCCTTTAGAACTCTACTATAAAGCAAAAACTATGGTTAAAATTACAAAAAATGTTATAATCAAAGTTATCTTAGCAAGTATCATGGGAGTTATTGGATTGATAGAGCATAACATCCCAACATTAATTGGGGCAATGATTATAGCCCCCTTAGTTGATACAGTTATGGGAAGTGCTATAGGAACTGTCTTAGGAAATAGAGAGCTATTCATCCAAGGAATGAAAAAAGAACTCCTCTGCTCTGGAATTGTTATTGTTTGTGCATTCATTCCAAGCTTATTCTTTGTTTCAAAAGAGTTGGTTTTGCAGTATCTATCAGAGACATCAATAATATTGAGTGCTATTGTAGCTATTATAGCTGGTATCTCTGGGGGCATGAGTATTGCAAGTGGAAAGGAGTATGAAATCATTGGAGTTACAATAGATGTCTCAATATTAATCCCAGCCCTATTAATGGGCATGGCTTTGGCTACTATGGACTTAAATCTAATCTATATAACCTTCATTCTGCTAATTATAAACATAATCCTATTGGATGTTGGTGGATACATTGGCTTAAAATACAAAGTTGGAAAGGTAGATAAAACCACATTTAAAAAATCTTCTGCATAA
- a CDS encoding glycosyltransferase family 2 protein translates to MRKQSNQINKDDIFIVMPAFNEEKMIRETLRGLKNEGYRNIVVVDDGSMDKTSEIAKDEGVIVCRHILNRGLGGALGTGIKCALLYKPKVIVTFDADGQHHPKDVEKVVKPVLFEGYDMAIGSRMMDKNELKNMPLVKRVGNFGLNFITYIMGGYFVTDSQSGLRAFSYEAAKKIIGDLKSDRYEVSSEFIILAKKHGLKLKEVPIKTIYTEYSMSRGTNVITGFKILFKLIMQKIF, encoded by the coding sequence ATGAGAAAGCAAAGCAACCAAATTAATAAGGATGATATATTTATTGTAATGCCCGCATTTAATGAGGAGAAGATGATTAGAGAGACATTAAGAGGTTTAAAAAATGAGGGATATAGGAATATAGTTGTAGTTGATGATGGTTCAATGGATAAAACATCAGAGATAGCTAAGGATGAGGGCGTTATAGTCTGTAGGCATATATTGAATAGGGGATTAGGGGGAGCTTTAGGAACTGGGATTAAGTGTGCTCTGCTGTATAAACCAAAGGTTATTGTTACGTTTGATGCAGATGGGCAGCATCATCCAAAGGATGTTGAAAAGGTAGTTAAACCAGTGTTATTCGAAGGCTATGATATGGCTATTGGTAGTAGGATGATGGATAAGAATGAGCTAAAGAACATGCCTTTAGTTAAAAGAGTAGGGAATTTTGGGTTGAATTTTATAACTTATATAATGGGAGGGTATTTCGTAACAGACAGCCAGAGTGGGTTGAGAGCTTTCTCTTATGAAGCGGCTAAGAAAATAATTGGAGATTTGAAGAGTGATAGGTATGAGGTTTCTTCTGAATTTATAATCTTAGCTAAAAAGCATGGATTAAAACTTAAAGAGGTGCCAATAAAAACTATCTATACTGAGTATTCAATGAGTAGGGGAACAAATGTCATAACTGGATTTAAAATTTTATTTAAGTTGATTATGCAGAAGATTTTTTAA